Proteins encoded within one genomic window of Dasypus novemcinctus isolate mDasNov1 chromosome 17, mDasNov1.1.hap2, whole genome shotgun sequence:
- the GEMIN6 gene encoding gem-associated protein 6, with protein sequence MSEWMKKSPLEWQDYTYKEVRVTASEKNEYKGWVLATDPVSANIVLVNFLEDGSMSVTGVMGHAVQSVETVNEGDQRVREKLVHLFMTGDCKAYSLEDLEKRKNSLKTWLEKNHIPITEQGDSQRTLCVAGVLTIDPPYGPENCSSSNEIILSRVQDLIQGHLTASQ encoded by the exons ATGAGTGAATGGATGAAGAAAAGCCCCCTAGAATGGCAAGATTACACTTACAAAGAAGTCAGAGTGACAGCCAGTGAGAAAAATGAGTATAAAGGATGGGTTTTAGCTACAGACCCAGTCTCTGCCAA tATTGTCCTTGTGAACTTCCTTGAAGATGGCAGCATGTCTGTGACTGGAGTTATGGGACATGCCGTGCAGTCTGTTGAAACTGTGAATGAAGGAGaccagagagtgagagagaagctGGTGCATTTATTCATGACCGGAGACTGCAAAGCATACAGCCTTGAGGatctggaaaaaagaaagaacagcctaAAGACATGGCTAGAGAAGAACCACATCCCTATTACTGAACAGGGAGATTCACAAAGGACTCTCTGTGTGGCTGGGGTCCTGACTATAGACCCACCGTATGGCCCGGAAAATTGCAGCAGTTCTAATGAGATTATTCTGTCCCGTGTTCAGGATCTTATTCAAGGACATCTTACAGCTTCACAGTGA